From the genome of Dehalobacter sp. 12DCB1, one region includes:
- the groES gene encoding co-chaperone GroES, which yields MKLKPLADRVIIKAVPSEERTKSGIIMPDTAKEKPQEGEVIAVGPGKVEKGERIPMEVNVGDRVIYSKYAGTEVKYDGNEYLILREADIQAVIG from the coding sequence ATGAAACTCAAACCGTTGGCTGACAGGGTAATTATTAAAGCGGTTCCGTCTGAGGAAAGAACCAAGAGCGGGATCATTATGCCTGACACCGCAAAAGAAAAGCCTCAGGAAGGCGAAGTGATTGCTGTAGGTCCTGGAAAAGTTGAAAAAGGGGAAAGAATTCCAATGGAAGTTAATGTCGGTGACCGCGTGATTTATTCTAAATATGCCGGCACTGAAGTCAAATATGACGGCAACGAATATTTGATTTTAAGAGAAGCTGATATTCAGGCAGTCATTGGTTAA
- a CDS encoding P-II family nitrogen regulator — MKKIEAVIRSNKLDQVEKALSNLGISGITVSQVLGWGRQKGNITEVYRGTEVSVRLLPKVKLEIIVNDSESESVQETIRENALTGRFGDGVIWVTPVEDFRRIRTGENFLD; from the coding sequence ATGAAAAAGATTGAGGCAGTGATTCGCAGCAATAAACTTGACCAAGTGGAAAAGGCACTCAGTAATTTGGGAATCAGCGGGATTACCGTATCTCAGGTTCTTGGTTGGGGAAGGCAGAAAGGGAATATTACCGAGGTTTACCGCGGAACGGAAGTATCCGTCCGGCTACTTCCTAAAGTCAAACTCGAAATTATTGTTAATGACTCGGAAAGTGAAAGTGTTCAGGAAACCATCAGGGAGAATGCTCTAACCGGTAGATTTGGCGATGGTGTCATCTGGGTGACCCCTGTTGAAGACTTCCGCCGGATCCGTACCGGTGAAAATTTTCTTGATTGA
- a CDS encoding molybdenum cofactor guanylyltransferase has product MRVEKKKLEITGVLFTGGESKRMGRNKAFLEIGGKPLLERNLEVLDSICSEVLISCRESEQYSGYSYQVVADQIKGKGPMGGLYSVLPVAKYDYVFVAACDMPFLSSQAIAYIYERIEDYKLVFPYVRDRLHPLHAFYHKNVFKVVEKRIKEDKLRLFDIADECRHKIVNISEEMEGSTLKEVIEESFLNVNTPQEWDLILQKIQ; this is encoded by the coding sequence ATGCGCGTGGAAAAGAAAAAGCTGGAGATCACAGGAGTGCTCTTTACCGGAGGAGAAAGTAAAAGAATGGGCCGGAATAAGGCATTTCTTGAGATAGGCGGAAAACCACTTCTGGAAAGAAATTTGGAAGTGCTGGACAGTATCTGCAGCGAGGTCCTGATCAGCTGTAGGGAGTCTGAACAATATTCGGGATACAGTTATCAGGTGGTTGCCGACCAAATCAAAGGTAAAGGGCCGATGGGCGGGCTGTATTCCGTCCTCCCGGTGGCCAAGTATGACTACGTCTTCGTGGCTGCCTGTGATATGCCGTTCTTGAGCAGTCAAGCCATTGCCTATATTTATGAACGAATTGAGGATTATAAGTTGGTCTTCCCGTATGTTCGGGACAGACTGCATCCGCTGCACGCCTTTTACCACAAAAATGTGTTTAAAGTTGTGGAGAAACGGATTAAAGAGGACAAACTGCGTCTCTTTGATATTGCTGATGAATGCAGGCATAAGATCGTGAATATTTCTGAGGAGATGGAAGGCAGTACGCTGAAGGAAGTGATTGAGGAAAGTTTCTTGAATGTCAATACGCCTCAGGAGTGGGATCTCATTTTACAAAAAATACAATAA
- the groL gene encoding chaperonin GroEL (60 kDa chaperone family; promotes refolding of misfolded polypeptides especially under stressful conditions; forms two stacked rings of heptamers to form a barrel-shaped 14mer; ends can be capped by GroES; misfolded proteins enter the barrel where they are refolded when GroES binds), with translation MAKQIIFNEDARHAMERGVNKLAEAVRVTLGPKGRNVVLDKKFGSPLITNDGVTIARDIDLEDPFENMGAQLVKEVATKTNDVAGDGTTTATVLAQAIIREGLKNVAAGANPMEIKRGIEKAVEAIVADVKANAKTVESKEAIAQVASISASDTTIGSLIAEAMEKVGKDGVITVEEAKGMTTELEVVEGMQFDRGYVSAYMITDTDKMEAILNDPFILITDKKISAIADILPVLEKVVQAGRPLLIIAEDLEGEAMATLIVNKLRGTFTAVGVKAPGFGDRRKAMLEDIAVLTGGQVITEDLGLKLENTSLDMLGRCRQVKITKEETTIVDGNGDQQAISARVESIKKMIEETTSDYDKEKLQERLAKLAGGVAVIQVGAATETEMKEKKLRIEDALAATRAAVEEGIVAGGGTTYLDALAALDNVDVSGDQKTGVAIIRKALEEPVRQIANNAGLEGSVVVEKVRNSARGVGFNAMTEVYEDMIAAGIVDPAKVTRSALQHAASISAMLLTTECLVCDLPEKENPAAAMGGMGGMGGMGGMM, from the coding sequence GTGGCTAAACAAATCATTTTTAACGAAGATGCTCGCCATGCCATGGAGCGTGGTGTCAATAAGCTTGCGGAAGCTGTCCGCGTTACCTTGGGACCAAAAGGACGCAATGTTGTTTTGGATAAAAAATTTGGTTCTCCGCTGATCACCAATGATGGTGTAACGATCGCCAGAGATATTGATCTGGAAGACCCGTTTGAAAATATGGGAGCACAGCTTGTTAAAGAAGTTGCTACCAAGACGAACGATGTAGCTGGCGACGGCACGACCACAGCGACCGTTCTGGCTCAGGCCATCATTCGTGAAGGTCTGAAGAACGTTGCTGCAGGCGCCAATCCTATGGAGATCAAACGTGGTATTGAAAAAGCTGTAGAAGCGATTGTTGCTGACGTTAAAGCGAATGCCAAGACTGTGGAAAGCAAAGAAGCCATAGCTCAGGTTGCTTCGATTTCCGCTTCCGACACCACCATCGGCAGTCTGATTGCCGAGGCTATGGAAAAAGTCGGCAAAGACGGTGTTATCACTGTTGAAGAAGCCAAAGGCATGACCACTGAACTGGAAGTTGTTGAAGGAATGCAGTTTGACCGCGGGTATGTTTCCGCCTATATGATTACCGATACCGATAAAATGGAAGCTATCTTAAACGATCCGTTCATCCTGATCACCGACAAGAAGATCAGTGCAATTGCAGATATCCTTCCTGTTCTGGAAAAAGTAGTTCAGGCCGGCAGACCGCTCCTGATCATCGCTGAAGATCTGGAAGGCGAAGCTATGGCTACCCTGATTGTCAATAAGCTTCGTGGAACCTTTACTGCCGTAGGCGTCAAGGCTCCTGGATTTGGAGACCGCCGTAAAGCAATGCTCGAAGACATTGCTGTTCTGACCGGCGGACAGGTCATTACTGAAGACCTCGGCCTCAAACTAGAAAATACTTCGTTGGATATGCTCGGACGCTGCCGTCAGGTCAAAATAACCAAGGAAGAAACGACCATCGTTGATGGCAACGGCGACCAACAGGCTATCAGTGCCCGTGTTGAATCCATCAAGAAGATGATTGAAGAAACAACCTCCGACTATGACAAAGAAAAACTCCAGGAACGTCTGGCTAAACTGGCCGGGGGTGTTGCCGTCATCCAGGTTGGAGCAGCTACCGAAACTGAAATGAAAGAAAAGAAACTGCGCATTGAGGACGCTCTGGCAGCTACGCGTGCCGCAGTCGAAGAAGGTATTGTTGCAGGCGGTGGTACAACTTATCTGGATGCACTTGCTGCACTTGATAACGTTGATGTATCCGGCGATCAGAAAACCGGAGTGGCTATTATCCGTAAAGCACTGGAAGAGCCTGTCAGACAGATTGCTAATAATGCTGGTCTCGAGGGTTCCGTCGTTGTGGAAAAAGTCCGCAACAGCGCTAGAGGTGTAGGCTTCAACGCGATGACTGAAGTATATGAAGATATGATCGCTGCCGGTATCGTTGACCCGGCGAAAGTAACCCGTTCGGCTCTGCAGCATGCAGCTTCGATCTCCGCCATGCTCTTAACTACAGAGTGCCTCGTATGCGACCTGCCTGAGAAAGAAAATCCGGCAGCTGCCATGGGCGGCATGGGTGGTATGGGCGGCATGGGCGGCATGATGTAG